One Robbsia sp. KACC 23696 DNA segment encodes these proteins:
- a CDS encoding SDR family oxidoreductase, whose product MDGKMEGQAARVVLVTGGARGLGEVIARTFHRAGYRVAIGDIAIDEASGVAADLSADGSSAMAFALDVTQKTAFEDARDTMLARWGRIDALVNNASTTKVVPVMDITPDQFDLVMNVNLRSVFFGCQVFGAHFATGKTGRIVNIASLAGQNGGSATGAHYAAAKGGVLTLTKVFARDLAASGVTVNAISPGPLDLPIVHQSVPAERLQQVIANIPAGRLGGPAYIADVAVMLAAENAFFATGACWDINGGLFMR is encoded by the coding sequence ATGGACGGAAAAATGGAAGGGCAAGCCGCTCGCGTGGTGCTCGTCACCGGTGGCGCGCGCGGGCTCGGTGAAGTGATCGCGCGGACGTTTCATCGGGCCGGGTATCGCGTCGCGATCGGCGATATCGCAATCGACGAAGCGAGCGGCGTGGCCGCCGATTTGAGTGCCGATGGCAGCAGTGCCATGGCGTTCGCATTGGACGTCACCCAGAAGACAGCGTTCGAAGATGCGCGCGATACGATGCTGGCGCGCTGGGGGCGCATCGATGCGCTCGTCAACAATGCCAGTACCACCAAGGTCGTTCCGGTCATGGACATCACGCCGGATCAGTTCGATCTGGTGATGAATGTGAATCTGCGCAGCGTGTTCTTCGGTTGCCAGGTATTCGGTGCGCATTTCGCTACCGGGAAGACCGGACGCATCGTCAATATCGCGTCGCTTGCCGGCCAGAACGGCGGGTCGGCGACGGGCGCGCATTATGCGGCGGCGAAGGGCGGCGTGTTGACGCTGACGAAAGTATTCGCCCGCGATCTGGCTGCGTCCGGCGTGACCGTCAACGCGATTTCGCCAGGTCCGCTCGATTTGCCGATCGTGCATCAAAGCGTGCCGGCGGAACGGTTGCAGCAGGTGATTGCGAATATCCCGGCCGGCCGTCTCGGCGGTCCGGCGTATATTGCCGACGTGGCGGTCATGCTCGCCGCCGAAAATGCTTTTTTCGCGACCGGCGCCTGCTGGGATATCAACGGCGGCTTGTTCATGCGCTGA
- a CDS encoding alpha-hydroxy acid oxidase, which yields MWPSSRLLAPTGRAASAVGIDDLRRQMHRRLPAFVTEYIEGGADAETALRRNVEAFATATLLPRMLVDVSAPDPGTALWDTPLPFPLVIAPTGLNGYVCFEGDRQLARAASSAGVPFTQSMVSMSLLEDVATDLRTPHWMQLYVLRDRAFTEDLLARALKAECAALVVTVDGAVYGNRPWEKRHYRRPAELDWRSKWDILGHPRWLADIYRNGKGPRFVNVEHYLGRTLSAPKMAGWLREQMDATLSWDDLRWLRARWPRKLIVKGVLAIEDVQRAIDCGADGIVLSNHGGRQLDLAPAPLDQVPAAAARCNGRVVLLVDGGIRRGSDIAQAVARGADAVMTGRATLYGLGAGGEAGASRALAILREEFVRTMALLGCRSVAEMSAAR from the coding sequence ATGTGGCCTTCTTCTCGGCTTCTTGCGCCGACCGGACGCGCCGCTTCGGCCGTCGGGATCGACGATTTGCGTCGGCAGATGCACCGGCGCCTGCCGGCTTTCGTCACCGAATACATCGAAGGGGGCGCCGATGCGGAAACGGCGCTGCGGCGCAATGTCGAGGCATTTGCGACGGCGACCTTGCTGCCTCGGATGCTGGTGGACGTGTCGGCGCCGGATCCCGGCACCGCTTTGTGGGATACCCCGTTGCCGTTCCCCTTGGTCATCGCGCCAACCGGCTTGAACGGTTACGTCTGCTTCGAGGGCGATCGGCAACTGGCGCGTGCCGCCTCGTCCGCTGGGGTGCCGTTCACACAAAGCATGGTGTCGATGTCCTTGCTCGAGGACGTGGCGACGGATCTGCGCACGCCGCACTGGATGCAACTGTATGTCCTGCGCGATCGTGCGTTCACGGAGGACCTGCTTGCGCGTGCGCTGAAAGCCGAATGCGCGGCACTCGTCGTCACCGTCGACGGTGCCGTGTATGGCAATCGTCCTTGGGAGAAGCGACATTACCGTCGCCCGGCGGAATTGGACTGGCGCAGCAAATGGGACATCCTGGGTCACCCGCGATGGCTGGCCGATATCTACCGTAATGGCAAGGGCCCGCGCTTCGTCAACGTCGAACACTATCTCGGCCGCACGCTCAGTGCGCCGAAGATGGCGGGCTGGCTGCGCGAGCAAATGGACGCCACGCTGAGTTGGGACGATCTGCGCTGGTTGCGTGCGCGTTGGCCTCGCAAATTGATCGTAAAAGGCGTGTTGGCGATCGAGGACGTGCAACGGGCCATCGACTGTGGCGCCGACGGCATCGTCTTGTCGAATCATGGCGGCCGGCAGCTGGATCTGGCGCCGGCACCGCTGGATCAGGTGCCCGCGGCGGCGGCACGCTGCAACGGTCGGGTCGTGCTGTTGGTGGATGGCGGCATCCGCCGCGGCAGCGATATCGCGCAAGCGGTGGCGCGCGGCGCCGACGCCGTCATGACCGGACGCGCGACCTTGTATGGCCTGGGGGCCGGTGGCGAGGCGGGTGCTTCCCGTGCGCTCGCGATCTTGCGCGAGGAGTTCGTCAGAACGATGGCCTTGCTGGGTTGTCGCAGCGTTGCCGAGATGAGCGCCGCGAGATAG
- a CDS encoding flavin reductase produces MSDSEALRLQFRDAMASLPAGVNVITSDGEAGLCGITASAVCSVTDTPPTILMCVNQQARAHDVLTRNGRLAINMLSSACQPTAMIFAGAEGGTIEERFAKAAWEPGVTGVPVLSNALASLEGVVDDCKRVGTHSVFFVRVEQITLRPDRGGLVYFARAFHPLASVAAAVRA; encoded by the coding sequence ATGAGTGATTCGGAGGCCTTACGGCTGCAATTTCGAGACGCCATGGCGTCACTGCCAGCCGGCGTCAACGTGATTACCAGCGATGGCGAGGCGGGTCTGTGCGGCATCACCGCGAGCGCGGTGTGTTCGGTGACGGATACGCCGCCGACGATCTTGATGTGCGTCAACCAGCAGGCGCGTGCGCACGATGTGCTGACGCGCAACGGGCGCCTCGCCATCAATATGCTGTCGAGTGCGTGTCAGCCGACGGCCATGATATTTGCCGGCGCCGAGGGGGGCACGATCGAGGAACGCTTCGCGAAGGCGGCATGGGAGCCGGGGGTGACAGGGGTGCCGGTGCTGTCCAATGCCTTGGCATCGCTCGAAGGCGTGGTCGACGACTGCAAGCGCGTCGGGACGCACTCGGTCTTTTTTGTGCGCGTGGAACAGATCACGTTGCGGCCCGATCGTGGTGGCCTGGTCTATTTCGCTCGCGCGTTTCATCCCTTGGCCAGCGTCGCGGCTGCCGTACGCGCGTAA
- a CDS encoding amidase, protein MNELLATFSIAPDQPNGLTIVLKDTIDIEGMRTVAGSRALAEIAPATRNADVVTRLLANGWTITGKANMHELAFGMTGINAYTGTATNPQDPTRVPGGSSSGSAAAVGAGLADASLGTDTGGSVRGPAACCGVIGLKPTFGRVSRVGVAPDYTTLDCVGPFARDMDVLDRVMQALVDDFDLDSVTRADGRYRLAVLQPTCDPVIAAGVAAAIAASGLDSTVVELPDMQAAFDAGLTIINAETAQAFGHLTDRGVLQPDLEARLANAKRTTEEAIARAEAVRSRFTQAVDAILEQADVLVMPTMPELPITIEQALAGVSVINVSALIRPFNLSGHPALSLPVPLPGLTIKGGLQIIGRHGADEMVCAVARVFETALKA, encoded by the coding sequence ATGAATGAACTGCTTGCAACCTTCTCGATCGCGCCGGACCAGCCGAACGGCCTGACCATCGTTCTGAAGGACACGATCGATATCGAAGGCATGCGTACCGTCGCTGGCAGTCGTGCTCTTGCCGAGATCGCGCCCGCCACGCGTAACGCCGATGTCGTGACACGTCTGCTTGCAAACGGCTGGACCATTACCGGCAAAGCGAATATGCATGAGCTGGCTTTCGGCATGACGGGCATCAATGCCTATACCGGCACGGCGACCAATCCCCAAGATCCGACACGGGTACCCGGCGGGTCGTCCAGCGGCAGCGCCGCCGCCGTGGGTGCCGGCCTGGCCGATGCCTCGCTCGGGACCGATACCGGCGGCTCCGTGCGGGGACCCGCCGCCTGTTGCGGCGTCATCGGCCTGAAGCCGACATTTGGCCGCGTCAGCCGCGTCGGCGTGGCGCCGGACTATACGACGCTCGATTGCGTCGGCCCGTTCGCACGCGATATGGATGTCCTCGATCGCGTCATGCAGGCGCTGGTCGACGACTTCGATCTGGACAGCGTCACCCGCGCGGACGGACGTTATCGGTTGGCGGTCCTGCAGCCGACGTGCGACCCCGTCATCGCGGCAGGGGTGGCCGCGGCAATCGCCGCGAGCGGACTGGACAGTACCGTCGTCGAATTGCCCGATATGCAGGCCGCCTTCGACGCGGGGCTGACGATCATCAATGCCGAAACCGCGCAGGCATTCGGACACCTGACCGATCGCGGCGTGTTGCAGCCGGATCTGGAAGCACGGCTCGCGAACGCCAAGCGCACGACGGAAGAAGCGATCGCACGGGCCGAAGCGGTCCGTAGCCGCTTTACGCAAGCGGTGGATGCCATTCTCGAGCAGGCCGACGTATTGGTGATGCCGACAATGCCGGAATTGCCGATCACGATCGAACAAGCGTTGGCAGGCGTCTCCGTCATCAATGTTTCGGCGCTGATTCGTCCCTTCAATCTCAGCGGCCATCCGGCCCTCAGTCTACCGGTGCCGCTGCCAGGCCTGACGATCAAAGGCGGATTGCAGATCATCGGCCGACATGGCGCGGACGAAATGGTCTGCGCGGTGGCGCGCGTCTTCGAGACCGCATTGAAGGCGTAG
- a CDS encoding tautomerase family protein codes for MPTLQIHLARGHLPDEKAALIAALTRATVDALTVPAESVRIMIEDYAEIDHGAAGETVAAVPASRADAPSPIVFALLIAGRTEAQKAALISQVDDACKAVLGGTREPSRIFIKDIPNTDFGLAGQTAKSLGR; via the coding sequence ATGCCGACATTGCAGATTCATCTTGCCCGCGGCCATCTTCCCGATGAGAAGGCCGCCTTGATCGCGGCACTGACGCGCGCGACCGTCGACGCATTGACGGTCCCCGCGGAATCGGTGCGGATCATGATCGAGGACTATGCCGAAATCGATCACGGCGCGGCGGGAGAAACCGTCGCCGCCGTGCCGGCCTCTCGCGCCGATGCGCCCTCGCCGATCGTCTTCGCCTTGTTGATCGCCGGGCGTACCGAGGCGCAAAAGGCCGCACTGATCTCCCAGGTCGACGATGCGTGCAAGGCCGTGCTGGGCGGGACGCGCGAGCCGAGCCGCATCTTCATCAAAGACATCCCGAATACCGATTTCGGGCTGGCCGGACAGACCGCAAAGTCGCTCGGGCGGTAA
- a CDS encoding aromatic-ring-hydroxylating dioxygenase subunit beta, with the protein MTATSPAFAAAIELIWREAELLDRKDYSTWLTLWTDSGHYTVPIDQQTTDFASTLNYVYDDHVMRGLRVERMTCGFSASATDAARTVRSVSRFTKAGEPDADNIIEVRSSQIVAACKRGTTTMFAADLTHRIALGTTPGAEAKIIDKVIRLVDSEEALNAIGFLL; encoded by the coding sequence ATGACTGCTACCTCCCCCGCTTTTGCCGCTGCCATCGAATTGATCTGGCGTGAAGCCGAACTGCTCGATCGGAAGGACTACAGCACCTGGCTCACGCTGTGGACCGACTCCGGTCATTACACGGTACCGATCGATCAGCAAACGACGGACTTCGCCAGCACGCTGAACTATGTCTACGACGATCACGTGATGCGCGGCCTGCGGGTCGAACGGATGACCTGCGGCTTTTCCGCCTCGGCAACCGATGCGGCGCGAACCGTGCGATCGGTATCGCGCTTCACGAAAGCCGGCGAACCCGATGCCGACAACATCATCGAAGTGCGCTCCTCGCAGATCGTCGCCGCCTGCAAGCGCGGGACGACGACGATGTTCGCCGCCGACCTGACGCACCGCATCGCATTGGGCACCACGCCGGGGGCGGAGGCGAAGATCATCGACAAGGTAATTCGCCTGGTCGACTCGGAAGAAGCGCTGAACGCCATCGGTTTCCTGCTTTGA
- a CDS encoding aromatic ring-hydroxylating dioxygenase subunit alpha translates to MSDSSLHIIDCSALKDRGALHARAESDRIAPSMYYDPALFEAEIENIFYKTWIWVAHESEIPNVGDFRTTTIGRQPVIVVRDKTGQVRVLQNRCRHRAATVCEQHKGNAKGFTCPYHSWTYGLDGALRALPYGDGYEGVIEKGELPLVSLRVGIYGGLIFASFNQEIEPLEDFLGGAKQWIDLFMKQGAGYPVMANGEHKFKFKGNWKIQLENTTDLYHFPVVHKSWLKSIDEETEKIVTSFMTDDGAFCRGLGNGHSLAVLMPNLVDLDKDDGAPLPERFNPLIEKLSAKHAPDQVRRIVRSLLGVGFNLNLFPNLALSMAFFRVLRPISAEETEIRHVALGMQGGPDEANQERLRIHEHFQGPFGFGSPDDAEAWERVQRGSHAGPDVPILVNRGLNRESTAENGETTAHSTDETGMREAYKMWRKMMEAGEGQA, encoded by the coding sequence ATGAGCGATTCGTCCCTCCACATCATCGACTGCTCGGCGCTGAAGGATCGCGGCGCCCTGCACGCGCGCGCCGAATCCGACCGCATCGCGCCGTCGATGTACTACGACCCCGCCTTGTTCGAAGCGGAAATCGAAAACATTTTCTACAAGACGTGGATCTGGGTCGCGCATGAAAGCGAGATCCCGAACGTCGGGGATTTCAGGACGACGACGATCGGCCGGCAGCCGGTGATCGTCGTGCGCGACAAAACCGGTCAGGTTCGCGTACTGCAAAACCGCTGCCGCCATCGTGCCGCCACGGTCTGCGAGCAACACAAGGGCAATGCCAAGGGCTTCACCTGCCCGTACCACAGCTGGACCTATGGCCTGGACGGCGCCCTGCGCGCACTGCCCTATGGCGACGGTTATGAAGGCGTGATCGAAAAAGGCGAATTGCCGCTGGTCAGTCTGCGCGTCGGCATCTATGGCGGCCTGATCTTTGCAAGCTTCAATCAAGAGATCGAACCTCTGGAAGACTTCCTCGGCGGCGCCAAGCAATGGATCGACCTGTTCATGAAGCAGGGCGCCGGCTATCCGGTGATGGCCAATGGCGAACACAAGTTCAAGTTCAAGGGCAATTGGAAGATCCAGCTCGAAAACACCACGGACTTGTACCACTTCCCGGTCGTACACAAATCCTGGTTGAAGTCGATCGATGAGGAAACCGAGAAGATCGTCACCAGCTTCATGACCGACGACGGCGCGTTTTGCCGCGGCCTGGGCAATGGTCACAGCCTGGCCGTGTTGATGCCGAACCTCGTCGATCTGGACAAGGACGACGGTGCACCGCTGCCGGAACGCTTCAATCCGCTGATCGAGAAACTGTCGGCCAAGCACGCGCCGGACCAAGTTCGACGCATCGTACGTTCGCTGCTGGGCGTCGGCTTCAATCTGAACCTGTTCCCGAATCTGGCGTTGTCGATGGCCTTTTTCCGGGTGCTGCGTCCCATCTCGGCCGAGGAAACGGAGATCCGTCACGTCGCGCTCGGCATGCAAGGCGGCCCCGACGAAGCGAATCAGGAACGGCTGCGGATTCACGAGCACTTCCAAGGTCCGTTCGGCTTCGGCAGTCCGGACGATGCGGAGGCGTGGGAGCGCGTGCAACGCGGCTCGCACGCGGGCCCGGATGTGCCAATCCTCGTCAATCGCGGTTTGAATCGCGAATCGACCGCCGAAAACGGCGAAACCACGGCGCACTCGACCGATGAAACCGGCATGCGCGAAGCGTACAAGATGTGGCGCAAGATGATGGAAGCCGGCGAGGGACAAGCCTAA
- a CDS encoding PDR/VanB family oxidoreductase: MTSPTPHSTDSLPSATTKVAARVAVRVDRVIDETDDVRVFHVSRIDGSAFDAYEPGAHIDVVLPDAPIRQYSLCGQPANQQELCFAVKREAQSRGGSRAIHERISVGSQIDISIPRNLFRLSAGTREHVLIAAGIGITPLLSMAHHLLTLPDTTFTLHYFIRSHSEAAFLALLATEPFAAHVVLHPGVTRDTLDDELSTIFAAAGPNAHAYTCGPGPFMERVVAVGERTHPADNLHLERFSAEPLPANADAPAAGAFDVVLAGSGQRVTVGPDSTIVEALAGIGIEIDTSCGEGICGTCIVDVVDGTPDHRDHCLSKAERAANKTICCCVSRATTAVITLDI, encoded by the coding sequence ATGACATCCCCCACCCCGCATTCCACCGATTCGCTGCCCTCGGCGACGACCAAAGTGGCCGCCCGCGTTGCGGTGCGCGTCGATCGCGTCATCGACGAAACCGACGACGTCCGCGTCTTCCATGTGAGTCGCATAGACGGTAGCGCGTTCGACGCCTATGAGCCGGGCGCGCATATCGATGTTGTGCTCCCGGACGCGCCGATACGGCAATACTCGCTGTGCGGGCAGCCGGCAAACCAGCAGGAACTCTGTTTTGCGGTGAAACGCGAAGCGCAATCGCGTGGCGGCTCGCGCGCCATTCATGAACGGATCAGCGTCGGCAGTCAGATCGATATCAGCATTCCGCGCAATCTGTTTCGTCTGAGCGCCGGCACGCGCGAACACGTGCTGATTGCCGCCGGCATCGGCATCACACCCTTGCTCAGCATGGCGCATCATCTGCTGACGCTGCCCGATACGACATTCACGCTGCATTACTTCATCCGCTCGCACAGCGAAGCCGCCTTCCTCGCGCTCCTCGCCACCGAGCCGTTCGCCGCGCATGTCGTGCTCCATCCGGGCGTCACGCGGGACACATTGGATGACGAACTGAGCACGATTTTCGCGGCCGCCGGCCCGAATGCGCATGCCTACACATGCGGCCCCGGCCCCTTCATGGAGCGCGTCGTCGCCGTCGGCGAACGCACGCATCCGGCCGACAACCTGCACTTGGAACGCTTTAGCGCGGAGCCCTTGCCGGCCAACGCCGACGCCCCTGCCGCCGGCGCATTCGACGTCGTATTGGCCGGTAGCGGTCAGCGCGTCACGGTAGGCCCCGACAGCACGATCGTCGAAGCGCTGGCCGGCATCGGCATCGAGATCGACACGTCGTGCGGCGAAGGCATTTGCGGCACGTGCATCGTCGATGTCGTGGATGGCACACCCGATCACCGCGACCACTGCCTCAGTAAAGCGGAACGCGCCGCCAATAAAACCATCTGTTGTTGTGTCTCGCGTGCCACGACGGCCGTGATCACGCTGGATATTTGA
- a CDS encoding LysR family transcriptional regulator has translation MNAIDHVDLNLLRVFQAIIEEGSLTRAGQRLGLSQPAISYSLGRLRTLFDDPLFIRTRSSMQPTPTALEVSVIVTRALDTVREAFRYAERFDPMTSNRTFRLSLSDAGELGYLPRLCEALQERAPHVAIQVVPTPIALIGERLRSSRLDCAIGHLPELLMQTESTVLFEEDYVCMCRAKRPGGSASAKTGKGASALASAAAEGESAATSSIGTIPLADYLRATHVRVNSLEHSHVGIDDALRTRRVTRNVALDLSHFASLPSVLAVTDHLATIPRRLAQIFQRTGAFDIFDLPVPLPAVQVTLHWHAHFASDDGNTWLRELITEVVGPAIV, from the coding sequence ATGAATGCCATTGATCACGTCGATTTGAATTTGCTGCGTGTGTTTCAGGCCATCATCGAAGAAGGGAGCCTGACGCGGGCCGGCCAGCGGCTGGGTTTATCGCAGCCGGCAATCAGCTATTCGCTCGGTCGCCTGCGCACGTTGTTCGACGACCCGCTGTTTATCCGAACGCGCAGCAGCATGCAGCCCACGCCGACGGCGCTGGAGGTCTCGGTCATCGTGACGCGGGCGCTGGATACGGTGCGCGAGGCATTTCGCTACGCGGAACGCTTCGATCCGATGACGAGCAACCGGACGTTTCGCCTGTCGCTGTCCGATGCCGGTGAACTCGGCTATCTGCCGCGCCTGTGCGAGGCACTGCAGGAGCGGGCGCCGCACGTTGCCATTCAGGTGGTGCCGACACCGATCGCCTTGATTGGCGAGCGGCTGCGCAGCAGTCGGCTGGATTGCGCGATCGGCCATCTGCCAGAATTGCTGATGCAGACGGAAAGCACGGTGCTGTTCGAGGAAGACTATGTCTGCATGTGCCGCGCGAAGCGCCCCGGTGGCAGCGCGTCAGCAAAAACGGGAAAAGGCGCGAGTGCCCTTGCGTCAGCCGCCGCTGAGGGCGAATCCGCGGCGACGAGCAGTATCGGCACCATTCCCTTGGCCGACTATCTGCGTGCCACGCATGTCCGCGTGAACTCGCTGGAACATAGTCACGTCGGCATCGACGATGCGCTACGGACACGGCGCGTGACGCGCAATGTCGCGCTCGATCTGTCGCATTTTGCCTCCTTGCCCTCGGTTCTCGCGGTCACCGATCATCTCGCGACGATTCCGCGACGCCTGGCGCAGATTTTCCAGCGCACCGGCGCATTCGATATATTCGATCTGCCCGTACCCTTGCCGGCCGTGCAGGTCACGCTGCATTGGCATGCCCACTTTGCCTCCGACGATGGCAATACCTGGCTGCGCGAACTGATCACCGAGGTCGTCGGGCCGGCGATCGTCTGA
- a CDS encoding class II aldolase/adducin family protein translates to MQRDQDSAMTPPIDCSPAEWEARLRLAATYRVFFMIGWHELIFNHITLRVPGERDQLLINPFGLAYDEITASNLVKIDLKGNILSDSAYPVNPAGLTIHSAVHESVPDAHCVMHIHTTESVAVACMEEGLVDHNIYSSQLHDKIAYHTFEGTTVHDGEKTRMVESLSNKNLMILRNHGLLSHGATLGHAFVLIWTLNRACEIQVATHSMRGNIVPVAREISAQSTKDALQYDPRFRGGDQVLDALIRRLDRTDTSYRQ, encoded by the coding sequence ATGCAACGCGACCAAGACAGCGCTATGACGCCGCCGATCGACTGTAGCCCGGCGGAATGGGAGGCGCGGCTCCGGCTTGCCGCCACGTATCGGGTCTTCTTCATGATCGGCTGGCACGAGCTGATCTTCAATCACATCACGCTGCGGGTGCCCGGCGAACGTGACCAGTTGTTGATCAATCCCTTCGGTCTGGCCTACGACGAAATCACCGCATCGAATTTGGTCAAGATCGATCTGAAGGGCAATATCCTGAGCGACAGCGCCTATCCGGTGAATCCGGCGGGTCTGACGATTCACAGCGCGGTGCATGAATCGGTGCCCGACGCGCATTGCGTCATGCATATCCACACGACGGAAAGCGTGGCGGTGGCCTGCATGGAAGAGGGGCTGGTCGACCACAATATCTACTCGTCGCAACTGCACGACAAGATTGCGTATCACACGTTCGAAGGCACGACGGTGCACGACGGTGAGAAAACGCGGATGGTCGAATCGTTGAGCAACAAGAATCTGATGATTCTGCGCAACCATGGGTTGCTGTCGCACGGCGCGACGCTGGGCCATGCTTTCGTGTTGATCTGGACGCTGAACCGGGCGTGTGAGATTCAAGTGGCGACGCATTCGATGCGCGGCAATATCGTGCCGGTCGCGCGCGAGATCAGCGCGCAATCGACGAAGGACGCGTTGCAATACGATCCGCGCTTCCGCGGCGGCGATCAGGTGCTCGATGCCTTGATCCGTCGTCTGGATCGCACCGATACCAGCTATCGCCAGTAA
- a CDS encoding LysR family transcriptional regulator has protein sequence MKLNHPSFHEIPDLNLLRVFLTIWDTGNLTLAGERLGLTQSAVSHALRRLRTLFDDPLFVRAPSGSAHAMVPTAAAKRLHDPVEAAFSLIDRALQEHGDFDPQRVQRVFRLSMSDMSAYYLLPALLAVLEKEAPGVRLDVTQLSVESLAMAMRGGEIDIALGYLPGLHEECLRDVLFADEFVCLVRRDHPVQAEDPGVDVLNRLHFLYASSNTTGHYLAERMLTEHGLDRNFVVRLPHFTVAPEVIRNTNLAVIFPRSVAQRFNHNGDFRLLTLPFILPSIDVQLYRHERFTRDTGITWLYDQIRTLLTPPLAA, from the coding sequence ATGAAGCTGAATCATCCCTCTTTCCACGAGATACCCGACCTGAATCTGCTGCGGGTATTTCTGACGATTTGGGATACCGGCAACCTGACGCTTGCCGGCGAACGGCTCGGTCTGACGCAATCGGCGGTCAGTCACGCGCTGCGCCGACTACGCACCTTGTTCGACGACCCGCTGTTCGTGCGCGCGCCCTCCGGCTCCGCCCATGCGATGGTTCCCACCGCGGCGGCCAAGCGGCTCCACGACCCGGTGGAAGCGGCGTTTTCTTTGATCGATCGTGCATTGCAGGAACACGGCGACTTCGACCCGCAACGCGTGCAGCGCGTGTTCCGGCTGTCGATGTCGGATATGTCTGCCTACTACCTGCTGCCGGCGCTGCTGGCCGTGCTGGAAAAAGAAGCGCCCGGCGTGCGGCTGGATGTGACGCAGTTATCGGTCGAATCGCTCGCGATGGCGATGCGCGGGGGCGAAATCGATATTGCGCTGGGCTATCTGCCCGGCTTGCACGAGGAATGTCTGCGAGATGTGTTGTTTGCCGACGAATTCGTCTGTCTGGTGCGCCGCGACCATCCGGTACAAGCGGAGGATCCCGGCGTCGATGTGTTGAATCGGCTGCACTTTCTGTATGCCAGCAGCAATACGACCGGCCACTATCTGGCCGAGCGCATGCTGACGGAACACGGACTGGACCGTAACTTCGTCGTGCGACTGCCGCACTTCACCGTCGCCCCCGAAGTGATCCGCAATACGAATCTGGCGGTCATCTTTCCGCGTAGCGTCGCGCAGCGTTTCAACCACAACGGCGATTTCCGGCTACTGACCTTGCCCTTCATACTGCCCAGCATCGATGTCCAGTTGTACCGACATGAGCGATTCACCCGGGATACCGGCATTACCTGGCTCTACGACCAGATCAGGACACTGCTGACGCCGCCGCTCGCCGCGTGA